The following are encoded together in the Kwoniella europaea PYCC6329 chromosome 1, complete sequence genome:
- a CDS encoding succinate dehydrogenase, cytochrome b556 subunit, with protein MSTSLVRQSLFRAVAKPSMLRASAPGLMLAQRRFVSTENMTPAESISYLNAQRQHRPNSPHAQIYQPQITWILSIANRVTGVALSGALYAGALAYLLHPVFPVIDSAHLISIVADLPTWVKGGLKFLFAVPFTFHTFNGIRHLSWDIGKGLTIKGVYATGYTVMAATAISSIYLAFFV; from the exons ATGTCCACCTCGTTAGTACGACAAAGCCTCTTCCGAGCGGTGGCCAAGC CCTCGATGCTTCGAGCTTCCGCTCCTGGCTTGATGCTTGCTCAACGAAG ATTCGTCTCCACTGAGAACATGACCCCAGCGGAAAGTATCTCATATCTTAACGCTCAGCGACAACATCGACCAAACTCCCCTCACGCTCAAATCTACCAACCTCAA ATCACATGGATCCTCTCAATTGCCAATCGAGTTACCGGTGTCGCCCTCTCAGGAGCTCTCTACGCCGGAGCTCTTgcatacctcctccaccccGTCTTCCCAGTCATTGACTCTGCTCACCTTATCTCCATTGTCGCCGACCTCCCAACATGGGTCAAAGGTGGTCTTAAATTCCTCTTCGCCGTGCCATTCACTTTCCACACCTTCAATGGTATTCGACACCTGTCATGGGATATTGGAAAGG GTCTCACTATCAAGGGCGTTTACGCTACCGGTTACACAGTTATGGCTGCTACTGCGATCTCAAGTATCTACCTCGCTTTCTTTGTATAA
- a CDS encoding secondary thiamine-phosphate synthase enzyme, whose translation MDMAMDTIVPESLPWEHTDEGPDDSVSHLKTSLIGNSITLPISKGKLVFGTWQGIYLAEFRHSGAGWGGRGQGRKVIATIL comes from the exons atggatatggcGATGGACACTATCGTTCCCGAGTCATTACCTTGGGAACATACGGATGAAGGACCCGA CGACTCGGTATCTCATTTGAAAACGTCTTTGATCGGCAACTCGATCACTCTCCCTATCTCCAAAGGTAAACTCGTCTTTGGTACATGGCAAGGAATCTATCTCGCAGAGTTCAGGCATAGCGGAGCAGGATGGGGTGGAAGAGGACAGGGAAGAAAGGTCATTGCGACTATCTTGTGA